In one window of Pieris brassicae chromosome 10, ilPieBrab1.1, whole genome shotgun sequence DNA:
- the LOC123715466 gene encoding SRA stem-loop-interacting RNA-binding protein, mitochondrial-like: MASTARAVRLFIGNLPWTVGHRQLREYFSQFGPVQSARVVFDRSTGLSKGYGFVEFVSSADAANATNKQVHTLEGLNLTVQNNKE, from the coding sequence ATGGCAAGCACAGCTAGAGCAGTACGCCTATTTATCGGCAACTTGCCATGGACAGTTGGCCATCGCCAATTAAGAGAATACTTTTCCCAGTTTGGCCCTGTGCAAAGTGCCAGAGTAGTTTTTGATCGGTCAACAGGATTGAGCAAAGGTTATGGTTTTGTTGAATTTGTGAGTTCAGCTGATGCTGCCAATGCAACAAATAAGCAAGTTCACACACTAGAAGGTCTTAATTTAACTGTCCagaataataaagaataa
- the LOC123715465 gene encoding probable methyltransferase-like protein 23 produces the protein MSDGPIVSGQLKKFVFRGKSLNNGDTRGDYLEVVIPELLSAGYSFYTWPSAPLLAWYLWSQRKNLRGLRILELGCGTGLPGILAAKCGAHVTLTDSVALPRSLQHLSGCCEANGLIPGRDVQILGLAWGLFLSDVHNLRPVDLILASDCFYEPSQFEEVLSTVAYLLDGTDSRFLCAYQERSTDWSIEALLQKWGLKGALLDLDSLSESSGIDYRALVGDRSLHLLEIVAV, from the coding sequence ATGAGCGATGGTCCTATCGTCAGTGGTCAACTAAAGAAATTTGTATTTCGTGGAAAATCCCTAAACAACGGGGACACTCGAGGTGATTATTTGGAAGTAGTAATACCCGAACTGTTATCTGCGGGCTATTCGTTCTACACGTGGCCGTCTGCTCCGTTATTAGCTTGGTACCTTTGGAGTCAGCGAAAAAATCTACGTGGACTACGAATATTGGAACTTGGTTGCGGAACTGGACTGCCCGGTATTTTAGCTGCAAAGTGCGGTGCTCACGTGACTCTCACAGATAGCGTAGCTCTCCCGCGATCGCTGCAACACTTATCAGGTTGCTGTGAAGCAAATGGTCTTATTCCAGGTCGTGATGTTCAAATATTAGGGCTAGCTTGGGGCCTATTTTTATCCGATGTGCACAACTTACGTCCAGTAGACTTAATATTAGCTTCAGACTGTTTTTACGAACCCTCACAATTCGAAGAGGTATTATCTACCGTTGCTTATTTGCTTGACGGTACTGACTCTAGATTTTTGTGTGCTTACCAGGAGCGGAGCACAGACTGGTCCATTGAGGCTCTCCTGCAGAAGTGGGGCTTAAAAGGCGCATTACTCGACTTGGATTCCCTAAGTGAAAGTTCTGGTATAGATTATAGAGCACTAGTTGGTGATCGTTCATTACATTTACTGGAAATTGTTGCAGTGTAG
- the LOC123715464 gene encoding acyl-CoA-binding domain-containing protein 6, protein MAEALPEYPDSDFSEDDQSPLEISFNKASDHVRKITTKLNNNQLLELYGLYKQSTEGKCNIPRPGWLDGKGRKKWDAWRSLVDMPSDEAKQKYIDLVQKFDPECELVEEAGPKQQWVAVSSLQRSPEPDQSHDELSLLDAARENMGELVSKLISKNPAIKAQRDKDGLTALHWAADRNATSALEAAIQSGCDINAMDNSGQTALHYAASCGHVNSTQILINAGAKLIKDEDDCSPLDLAADEEIRNILCA, encoded by the coding sequence atggCAGAGGCACTACCCGAATATCCTGACTCTGATTTCTCCGAGGATGATCAGTCTCCCTTGGAAATATCCTTTAATAAAGCATCTGATcatgtaagaaaaattactACTAAACTAAATAACAATCAACTATTAGAATTATATGGTTTATATAAGCAGAGTACCGAGGGTAAATGCAATATACCAAGACCAGGATGGTTAGATGGTAAGGGCCGCAAAAAATGGGATGCATGGAGATCCCTTGTTGATATGCCTAGTGATGAAGCaaagcaaaaatatattgacttgGTGCAAAAATTTGATCCAGAATGCGAACTAGTGGAAGAAGCTGGACCTAAGCAACAGTGGGTAGCTGTATCATCTTTGCAGCGTTCACCTGAACCAGACCAATCACATGATGAGTTATCTCTACTTGATGCAGCTAGAGAGAACATGGGAGAACTAGTGTCAAAGTTAATTTCAAAGAATCCTGCTATCAAGGCTCAAAGAGATAAAGATGGTCTTACTGCTTTGCACTGGGCAGCTGATAGAAATGCAACATCAGCATTAGAAGCTGCTATTCAATCAGGTTGTGACATAAATGCAATGGACAATTCTGGGCAAACAGCATTACATTATGCAGCATCATGTGGGCATGTAAATTCcacacaaattttaattaatgcagGAGCAAAACTAATTAAAGATGAGGATGACTGTTCACCATTAGACTTAGCAGCTGATGAGGAAATCAGGAATATTCTATGTGCTTAG
- the LOC123715471 gene encoding CCR4-NOT transcription complex subunit 11 yields the protein MTQQLINENSKYILDLFSEQTIDSQSLEAICAQVQKRFPRGEYFNLSLLLSSLTTGGDLSLPGQRVVALALIFDFFKVDNPFSSLFLHLLEGKPGLLPLAPQERLFIAQLHSFVPCNIKDVFKKTAKQVMLTEVVSKDLEFDFSSLQSLVNDRITEMSAIAKVTTSALVPLGDGSPPNRMAMKELLEALMSNDYIPLHKTLKPIGPIPPPPFLIEPNEIPFANEGVWKNLPNRGTYVPLYDTDLDGLLGLRPEKVEKKVSQSPKTKDEKKEKQEEKKIEEKDPANVSAEAKELTQLALKGVLSVPHQQRLLAILDQNPDIVYEIGITPYQLPELVENNPMVAISVLLKLIHSQHITEYFSVLVNMEMSLHSMEVVNRLTTSVDLPVEFVHLYISNCISTCETIRDRYMQNRLVRLVCVFLQSLIRNKIINVKELFIEVEAFCVEFSRIREAAALFRLLKQLDSGEHKEKE from the exons ATGACCCAACAactaattaatgaaaatagtaaatacatattaga TCTTTTTTCTGAGCAAACGATTGACTCGCAAAGTTTGGAAGCAATATGCGCGCAGGTTCAAAAAAGGTTCCCAAGAGGGGAATACTTTAACT tgtCACTTCTGCTATCATCTCTTACAACTGGTGGAGATCTCTCGCTTCCAGGTCAGCGTGTTGTTGCACTGGCACTGATATTTGACTTTTTCAAAGTAGATAATCCATTTAGTTccttatttttacatttattggaAGGCAAGCCAGGTCTGCTTCCATTGGCACCACAGGAGAGGTTATTTATCGCTCAGCTACATTCATTTGTTCCTTGTAATATTAAAGat GTGTTTAAGAAGACTGCAAAACAAGTGATGCTGACAGAAGTGGTGAGCAAAGACCTAGAATTTGACTTTTCATCTCTTCAGTCATTAGTTAATGATAGAATAACTGAAATGAGTGCAATAGCTAAAGTCACAACCTCGGCCCTTGTGCCCCTTGGAGATGG GTCTCCACCCAATCGAATGGCAATGAAGGAGCTCTTAGAAGCCTTAATGTCTAATGACTATATTCCATTACACAAAACATTGAAGCCAATTGGTCCAATACCACCTCCACCTTTCCTGATTGAACCAAATGAAATCCCCTTTGCCAATgaa GGTGTGTGGAAGAATTTACCAAACCGTGGTACATATGTGCCATTATATGATACGGATTTAGATGGACTGTTGGGCCTTAGACCTGAAAAGGTTGAGAAGAAAGTTTCCCAGTCACCTAAGACTAAA gatgaaaagaaagaaaagcaAGAAGAGAAGAAGATAGAAGAAAAAGACCCTGCTAATGTATCGGCAGAAGCAAAAGAGTTAACTCAATTAGCATTAAAGGGGGTACTGAGTGTGCCACACCAACAGAGGCTGTTAGCTATACTAGACCAGAACCCTGACATTGTCTATGAAATCGGTATCACACCTTATCAG ttaCCAGAGTTAGTAGAGAATAATCCAATGGTGGCGATATCTGTACTTCTAAAACTTATCCACTCTCAACATATCACAGAATATTTCTCTGTTCTCGTTAATATGGAGATGTCGCTGCATTCAATGGAAGTTGTTAATAG ATTAACAACATCAGTAGATCTGCCAGTTGAGTTTGTTCACCTTTATATTAGCAACTGTATATCGACGTGTGAAACTATACGAGACAGATATATGCAAAACCGGCTCGTGAGACTAGTATGCGTTTTCTTACAGTCACTGATTAGGAACaagattataaatgttaag gaattatttatagaagtaGAAGCATTTTGCGTCGAGTTTAGTAGAATTCGTGAAGCGGCGGCATTGTTTAGATTACTTAAACAATTGGACTCGGGTGAGCATAAAGAAAAAGAATAG